The DNA segment GGGCGGGGCACTCGCCTCCGACCAATAACTCATACCTCAAATAAACATCTTATTCCTATTGCCAATAAACCTATGATTTTCTACGCCTTAGAAGCGGTGCGGGATATAGGTATTTCCGAAGTGGGCATTATTGTTAATGAGACTCGTTTTGAGGTGGAAGCAGTTTTGGGTAGTGGTGAGGATTTTGATTTGAACATTACTTACATTGAGCAGGAAGAGCCTCTGGGGCTTGCCCATTGTCTAAAAATATCCCGTGAATTTTTGGAGGACGAACCCTTTTTGTTTTATTTGGGTGATAATATCTTGGCTGGGGGAATAGCTCCTTATGCTAAGAGATTTGAAAATGAAGATGCGGCAGCCTTGCTCTTGCTTTCGGAGGTACCAGATCCGGGAAGGTTTGGGGTGGCAGAAACAGAAGGTACGCAGATTGTAGGAATTGAAGAAAAGCCCAAAGAACCTAAAAGTGATTTTGCCGTAACTGGGGTTTATTTTTATACACCTAAGGTTTGGGAAGCTGTGGAACAAATAGAACCTTCGGAACGTGGTGAGCTGGAAATTTCTGACGTGCACCAGTATTTAATTGAAAAAAATTACCCAATTATTTATGAAAATGTTAGTGGGTGGTGGAAAGATACCGGTAAGCCCGAGGATTTGTTAGCAGCAAATCACTTAGTGTTAAGACATTTGGAGGAAAAAATGGAAGGGGATTTGGAGGATGTGGAAGTGAGAGGGTGTGTGGCAGTGGGGCGCGGTTCCAAAATCAGAAATACTCTTTTACGTGGACCACTAATAATTGGAAAGGATGTGCGGGTGAAAGATTCCTATCTTGGACCCTATACTGCTGTTTCGGATCGTGCTGTGGTTGTGGAGAGTGAAATTGAAAACTCAATTGTGTTGGAAAATGCCGAGGTTTTGAACCTACCCGCCCGATTGGACGAATCTATAATTGGCAAAGAAGCTTTTGTTTCTCGGGGGAAAAGACTTCCCCGAACACTGCGCATGGTAATTGGAGATCAAAGCCAGATCGACCTTGTGTAAACAGCGTTCGCAAGGACGGGTCTTTCCTAGCCTTTGTTTATAGGGAATGTTATTAGTTAAATGAAACTGCTTGTTACTGGTGGAGCTGGGTTCATCGGCTCCAACTTTATACATTATTGGTTAGATAAATATTCCCAAGACGAGATAGTTAATTTGGATAAAATCACCTATGCCGGGAATTTGGAAAACTTGCGGGATGTGGAAGGAAATAATCGTTACGAGTTTGTGGAGGGAGATATTTGTGACAGGGGTTTGGTAAGACAATTGATGGAAGATGTAGATGTGGTGGTCAATTTTGCTGCCGAAAGTCACGTTGACCGGTCAATTGAAGGCCCTCGGGTTTTTGTGCAGACCAACATTGTTGGTACTCAAGTCCTTTTGGATGCTGCGCTGGAATTAGGTATAGAGCGGTTCCACCAAATTAGTACGGATGAGGTGTACGGTTCTTTGGAATTAAGTGACCCCGAAAAGTTTACAGAAGATGCTCCCTACGCCCCACACAGCCCCTACTCTGCTTCAAAAGCCGCTGCTGATCATTTGGTGCGCGCTTATTACCATACATACGATTTACCCGTTACTATTACCAACTGTTCAAATAATTTTGGACCTTATCAACATCCAGAAAAGGTAATTTCCCTATTTGTAACCAATTTATTAGAAGATAAAAAGGTGCCTCTTTATGGAGATGGGAAAAATGTGCGGGATTGGCTTTTTGTTGAGGATCATTGCCGGGCAATTGATTTGGTTTTGAAAAAAGGTGAGGTAGGGGAGACATATCTTGTAGGCGGTGGTAATGAGCTTTCCAATATTGAGCTAACCAAGAAGATTTTGGAAGTTATGGGTAAAGACGAATCTTATATTGAATACGTTGAAGACAGGCCGGGGCACGACCGGAGATATGCGATTGATTTTTCTAAAATTAAGTCTGAGCTTGGCTGGGAACCTGAGTATTCTTTTGAACAAGCTTTGAAAAAGACGGTGGAATGGTATAGAACTAATAGAGAATGGTGGCTTCCGCTAAAGCGGGGAGTCTAATAACAAAGACTGCCGGCACGCGTTTCCGAAAGCCGTTCGCCTGTAATAGTTTATTTTGTTGAAAAGCTCACTTAGAGAAAAATTTACCTCTAAACTTGAATTAGACCGCTGACGATTGCACGCAAATTTTTCTATACTTTCGGAAACGGTGCCCCCTAGCCTTTGCAGCTCTTGTGTGTTAAAAAGGTTGTATATTTGATTAAATTTTATGAAAATTTTTGTTACCGGTGGAGCCGGTTACGTTGGCTCCTTTGCCACAAAAAAACTCAAAGAAGAAGGTCACGACGTGGTTATTTTTGACCACTTGGGGCAAGGTCACCCCGAAGTAGCCGAGTTGTTGGGGGTGCCTCTAATTGAGGGAGATCTTCGTAATAAGGAAGAAGTGGCGCAGGCTTTGGATTCTTCTTTTGATGCGGTGATGCACTTTGCCGCGTTTACGGCTGTTGGTCCCTCAATGAAGGATCCCCAGGAATACTTTGAAAATAATATTGGTGGTGGGTTGAATCTCCTTTCTGCTACGCTCTCAGTTGATATTGATAAGTTTATTTTTTCTTCCAGCAGTGAGGTTTACGGAGAAGCGGAAACTCTGCCTTTGACAGAGGGAATGCCTCTTCAAGCTACCAATCCTTACGGTGCAACAAAGGTAATGTTTGAGAAAATTTTACGTTGGTACGCACGTGCTTACAACTTTCGTTATATAGCCCTCCGTTATTTTAATGCTGCTGGTGCAGCTCTGGACGGTTCTATGGGGGAAGACCACGATCCCGAAACACATTTGGTTCCGGCGGCAATCCTTGGGGAAATGGGCAAACGAGAATTTAAGCTTACTTGTGCTACAGATCTAGATACTCCCGACGGAACTCCAATTCGTGACTATACTCATGTCTTGGATATTGCGGATGCTCATGTACGGGCTTCGGATTATCTAGAGGAGGGCGGTCAGAGTGACGCTTTTAACGTTGGCAAGGGCAGTGGTTCAACGGTCTTGGAAATTGTGCAGGAAGTGGAAAGAGTAAGTGGTAAAGAACTGCCCCGAGAAAAAGGTGAACAAAGAGAAGGAGAACCTTCTGCCAAATGGGCATCAACAGAGAAGATTAATGAGGTTTTGGGGTGGCAGGCAAAGTATGGAACCAAAGAAATAGTTGAATCTGCGTGGAAATGGCACTCCACACACCCCAGCGGTTATAGTTGACAGCATTAAAACTAAAAAGGTATTCTGAAGGCAGATTTGTAATCCTTTTGTTTAATAATATGGAAGAGGGCCCTAGTTACCCTGAACATCTAACGCTTAGGAATTTAGTTTTTATATTCTTCTTTCTAGTTGTTCCCCTAATTGGCTATTTCTTCCTCCGCTATGTTTACGAAACTAATATCCAAGATGAAGCTAAAAGCTGTTTAGCTGTTGAGGAGCGTTGTTTAAGTTTTAAAACAAAAGAAGGGTGCGGGAATAAACTTTATTGTTTTTGGCATGAGGAAGAAGATATTTGCTGTTTTGTAGGGAATTATGCAATGGAAAGAATTTTGGGTGCTCCCAATTGCTGTCCAAAAGATGAATTTTGTAATGAAACGGAAGAGTAGGGGGAAGTATGAGGCGGCGACTCCTATGTATGTTCTGTAGATTACATAGAAGCCGCCGCGCGGCGTTGATCCACTAATCAATGATTTCGGCCCAAACGCTTATGGGGCCGAAGTAGATCAGAGAACCTGTTTCCAGGATACTTGGTTCCTGGATAACGTTTTCCAGGGCGTCGAGCCTCACCTTACCGCGGTGTGGTTCGATCATGAACCCATTTTCTGGATTCCAGCTGATGCGCGCGTGTTCGCGCGACACACCGAGGATCCCTGCGTTGGGTCCGCATCCGGGAATACTCACAACGTGACTGTATTCCGGATCTATAGTCGGGCGACCAATGGTAACTCCTTCCTCAGCTTCTACGGCCAGGATTCCCTCGTATGAGGGATTACCGTTTGCCGATCCCGATTCCCACAGTTTCAGAACTGCCATTTTCCTTTCTCCTTTTTTGCTCTTTACCGCAGCGTTTTCGTTGATTTCACCTATCCATAGTACACCATAAATACCCTATAATATCAATCGTGGGCAGGGGATTAAACTTTGCTATTCAATAGTAGTAAATTAGGCTGAGCTAAAGGTTCTTTTGTGCTAGTATATGGGGGAGATGCGCATAGCTGTTTTTATTAAATCTACTACTTTTAACAAAAATTACGGTGGTTTGGAAACCCAAAACAAGCTCCTTTGTGAGGGTCTCGTTGAGGCAGGGC comes from the Patescibacteria group bacterium genome and includes:
- a CDS encoding glucose-1-phosphate thymidylyltransferase; this encodes MKALITAGGRGTRLRPITHTSNKHLIPIANKPMIFYALEAVRDIGISEVGIIVNETRFEVEAVLGSGEDFDLNITYIEQEEPLGLAHCLKISREFLEDEPFLFYLGDNILAGGIAPYAKRFENEDAAALLLLSEVPDPGRFGVAETEGTQIVGIEEKPKEPKSDFAVTGVYFYTPKVWEAVEQIEPSERGELEISDVHQYLIEKNYPIIYENVSGWWKDTGKPEDLLAANHLVLRHLEEKMEGDLEDVEVRGCVAVGRGSKIRNTLLRGPLIIGKDVRVKDSYLGPYTAVSDRAVVVESEIENSIVLENAEVLNLPARLDESIIGKEAFVSRGKRLPRTLRMVIGDQSQIDLV
- the rfbB gene encoding dTDP-glucose 4,6-dehydratase, producing the protein MKLLVTGGAGFIGSNFIHYWLDKYSQDEIVNLDKITYAGNLENLRDVEGNNRYEFVEGDICDRGLVRQLMEDVDVVVNFAAESHVDRSIEGPRVFVQTNIVGTQVLLDAALELGIERFHQISTDEVYGSLELSDPEKFTEDAPYAPHSPYSASKAAADHLVRAYYHTYDLPVTITNCSNNFGPYQHPEKVISLFVTNLLEDKKVPLYGDGKNVRDWLFVEDHCRAIDLVLKKGEVGETYLVGGGNELSNIELTKKILEVMGKDESYIEYVEDRPGHDRRYAIDFSKIKSELGWEPEYSFEQALKKTVEWYRTNREWWLPLKRGV
- the galE gene encoding UDP-glucose 4-epimerase GalE gives rise to the protein MKIFVTGGAGYVGSFATKKLKEEGHDVVIFDHLGQGHPEVAELLGVPLIEGDLRNKEEVAQALDSSFDAVMHFAAFTAVGPSMKDPQEYFENNIGGGLNLLSATLSVDIDKFIFSSSSEVYGEAETLPLTEGMPLQATNPYGATKVMFEKILRWYARAYNFRYIALRYFNAAGAALDGSMGEDHDPETHLVPAAILGEMGKREFKLTCATDLDTPDGTPIRDYTHVLDIADAHVRASDYLEEGGQSDAFNVGKGSGSTVLEIVQEVERVSGKELPREKGEQREGEPSAKWASTEKINEVLGWQAKYGTKEIVESAWKWHSTHPSGYS